From one Formosa sediminum genomic stretch:
- a CDS encoding response regulator produces the protein MIKLLVADHHPIIRKGLELLFLTSPVIKVEGGVDDGESIFDFLKSNTVDILISEIDLPKLNGITALRRLKKEYPNIKVLMFSTHPEEVYAMSSIKAGASGYISKTANILTLREAILKIDQGGIYLSNDLTHRLAFGERIQRTGSFYKKLSTREVEVLKLLSIGKKNKEIAKELNINEKTVSTYKARLMKKLKASNLVELLNQAKLLES, from the coding sequence ATGATAAAACTGTTGGTAGCGGATCACCACCCTATTATTCGGAAAGGACTTGAATTATTGTTCTTAACATCGCCTGTTATTAAGGTAGAAGGCGGTGTAGACGACGGAGAATCTATTTTTGATTTTTTAAAATCAAATACTGTAGATATATTAATTTCAGAAATTGATTTACCAAAATTAAACGGCATTACCGCTCTAAGACGCTTAAAAAAAGAATATCCAAATATTAAAGTTTTAATGTTTAGCACACACCCAGAAGAAGTCTACGCTATGAGTTCTATTAAGGCAGGTGCTTCTGGATATATTTCTAAAACGGCAAACATTTTAACTCTTAGAGAAGCCATATTAAAAATTGATCAAGGCGGAATTTACTTAAGTAACGACTTAACCCATCGTTTAGCTTTTGGAGAGCGCATACAAAGAACAGGATCGTTTTATAAAAAACTATCTACTCGAGAGGTTGAGGTTCTTAAATTACTTTCCATAGGAAAGAAAAATAAGGAAATTGCCAAAGAATTAAATATAAATGAAAAAACCGTGAGTACTTACAAAGCGCGTTTAATGAAAAAATTAAAAGCCTCTAACTTAGTCGAGTTACTTAATCAAGCAAAATTATTAGAATCATAA